From Solidesulfovibrio carbinoliphilus subsp. oakridgensis, the proteins below share one genomic window:
- a CDS encoding HDOD domain-containing protein: protein MGRLPLDALEPGMTLASDLLGADGQMLLPKGMVLGESHIASLRRRGVAGADVAGPGDAEAEADAAIDPALVEQSAAHVGRRFVVNDLAHPAMAALYEAAVMDLARSLAAGAPLPADSLPSPRAESMGDLFFKEEGGAADLVESEVKLASFPDIYFKIRQVLDSPVSTPVQVADVISKDTSLTAKLLKLVNSPFYGLPHRIDSISRAVMVLGGQEVSTLALGISAINAFKDIPPELINMRTFWEHSVAVGVFARLLGAATGKNGGERLFVSGILHDIGRLILFKKLPHAAVEAIYYAKANQMPLYDAENEVMGFAHPLIGGLLLRAWKFPEALVATISCHHKPEACPGDIEPAILHVADIMAVALGHSPPASSIVSTLDAAAWDSLGLAPERLPEVAAAGLSQVGDIVSAFFPVRKN, encoded by the coding sequence GTGGGCAGGTTACCCTTGGACGCCCTGGAACCGGGCATGACCCTGGCGTCGGACCTTCTGGGAGCCGACGGCCAGATGCTGTTGCCCAAGGGCATGGTCCTTGGCGAGAGCCATATCGCGAGCCTGCGCCGCCGGGGCGTGGCCGGAGCCGACGTGGCCGGGCCCGGGGACGCGGAGGCCGAGGCCGACGCGGCCATCGATCCCGCCCTTGTCGAGCAGAGCGCCGCCCACGTGGGCCGCCGGTTCGTGGTCAACGACCTCGCCCATCCGGCCATGGCCGCCCTCTACGAGGCGGCCGTCATGGACCTGGCCCGGTCCCTGGCCGCGGGCGCCCCCCTGCCGGCCGACAGCCTTCCGAGCCCCCGGGCCGAATCCATGGGCGACCTCTTTTTCAAGGAAGAGGGCGGCGCGGCCGATCTGGTGGAAAGCGAGGTCAAGCTCGCCTCCTTTCCGGACATCTATTTCAAGATCAGGCAGGTCCTCGACTCTCCGGTCAGCACCCCGGTCCAGGTGGCCGACGTCATCAGCAAGGACACGAGCCTGACGGCCAAGCTCCTCAAGCTCGTCAACAGCCCCTTCTACGGCCTGCCCCACCGCATCGACTCCATTTCCCGGGCCGTCATGGTGCTTGGCGGCCAGGAAGTCTCCACCCTGGCCCTTGGCATCTCGGCCATCAACGCCTTCAAGGACATCCCCCCGGAACTGATCAACATGCGCACGTTCTGGGAGCATTCCGTGGCCGTCGGCGTCTTTGCCCGGCTGCTCGGCGCGGCCACGGGCAAAAACGGCGGCGAGCGGCTGTTCGTGTCCGGCATCCTCCACGACATCGGCCGGCTGATCCTTTTCAAAAAGCTGCCCCACGCGGCCGTGGAAGCCATCTACTACGCCAAGGCCAACCAGATGCCGCTCTACGACGCCGAAAACGAGGTCATGGGCTTCGCCCATCCGCTCATCGGCGGCCTGCTCCTGCGCGCCTGGAAATTCCCCGAGGCCCTGGTGGCCACCATCTCCTGCCACCACAAGCCCGAGGCCTGCCCGGGCGACATCGAGCCGGCCATCCTGCATGTGGCCGACATCATGGCCGTGGCCCTGGGGCATTCCCCGCCGGCCTCCTCCATCGTCTCGACCCTGGACGCGGCGGCCTGGGATTCCCTTGGCCTCGCCCCGGAGCGCCTGCCCGAAGTGGCGGCGGCCGGCCTGTCCCAGGTCGGCGACATCGTCAGCGCCTTTTTCCCTGTCCGCAAAAACTGA
- the hemB gene encoding porphobilinogen synthase, translating to MSIGDFHRGRRLRRTSALRGMVRETELRPADLIQGYFVVESGDRNFEKPIPSMPGQSQFSVDRLVARVGAAMDKGLTAAILFGLPEKKDPAGTGAYADDGIVQRAVMRLKETYPDLVVVTDVCLCEYTSHGHCGLLDGHGEVQNDPTLDLLAKTAVSQARAGADIIAPSDMMDGRVAAIRGALDGAGFSHIPIMSYAVKYASAFYGPFREAADSAPAFGDRKGYQMDPANVREGLREAAADFAEGADILMVKPAMPYLDVIRLLRDTFDTPIAAYQVSGEYAMLMAAINNGWLDRQRSILEALTGIKRAGADMIITYFAEEVLDWL from the coding sequence GTGTCCATCGGTGATTTTCATCGCGGCCGCCGGTTGCGCCGCACGTCCGCCCTGCGCGGAATGGTCCGCGAGACCGAACTGCGTCCCGCCGACCTCATCCAGGGCTATTTCGTAGTCGAGAGCGGAGACCGGAACTTCGAGAAACCCATCCCGTCCATGCCCGGCCAGTCCCAGTTTTCCGTGGACCGGCTCGTGGCCCGGGTCGGGGCGGCCATGGACAAGGGCCTTACGGCAGCCATCCTTTTCGGCCTGCCCGAGAAGAAGGACCCGGCCGGCACAGGGGCCTATGCCGACGACGGCATTGTCCAGCGGGCGGTGATGCGCCTCAAGGAAACCTACCCCGATCTGGTCGTGGTCACCGACGTCTGCCTGTGCGAATACACCAGCCACGGCCACTGCGGCCTGCTCGACGGCCACGGCGAGGTCCAAAACGACCCCACCCTGGACCTGCTCGCCAAGACCGCCGTCAGCCAGGCCCGGGCCGGGGCCGACATCATCGCCCCGTCCGACATGATGGACGGCCGGGTGGCGGCCATCCGGGGCGCCCTGGACGGCGCCGGCTTCTCCCACATCCCCATCATGTCCTATGCCGTCAAATACGCCTCGGCCTTCTACGGCCCCTTTCGCGAGGCGGCCGACAGCGCCCCGGCCTTCGGCGACCGCAAGGGCTACCAGATGGACCCGGCCAACGTGCGCGAGGGCCTGCGCGAGGCGGCGGCCGACTTCGCCGAGGGCGCGGACATCCTCATGGTCAAGCCGGCCATGCCCTATCTCGACGTCATCCGGCTCCTGCGCGACACCTTCGACACCCCCATCGCCGCCTACCAGGTGAGCGGCGAATACGCCATGCTCATGGCCGCCATCAATAACGGCTGGCTCGACCGCCAGCGCTCCATCCTGGAGGCGCTGACCGGCATCAAGCGCGCCGGCGCGGACATGATCATCACGTATTTCGCGGAAGAGGTGCTGGACTGGTTGTAG
- the ahbD gene encoding heme b synthase → MQHPHGKGPGHPQAGGHPSGHPGGQPGGHPHGGPGGMPPLRLVAWEVTRACNLACKHCRAEACLDPWPGEFDTTEAKALIDTFPETGSPIIIFTGGEPLLRPDIFELVRHAGSKDLRCVMAPNGTLVTAENAREIKASGIARCSISIDAPNARDHDAFRGVPGAFEGALRGIEFLKSAGVEFQINTTVTKHNMGNFKEIFQLADRLGAAAWHIFLLVPTGRAADLGAEIITAKEYEEVLNWFYDFRKTTSMHLKATCAPHYYRIMRQRAKAEGVAVTPDTFGMDAMTRGCLGGTGFCFISAVGQVQPCGYLDLDCGNVRDKPFPEIWRTSPQFLQFRNKDEYQGKCGVCEYHRVCGGCRARAQTMSGGYMAPEPLCDYTPREAPKG, encoded by the coding sequence ATGCAGCATCCACACGGCAAGGGCCCCGGCCATCCCCAGGCCGGCGGCCATCCTTCCGGCCATCCCGGCGGCCAGCCGGGCGGCCATCCCCACGGCGGGCCCGGCGGCATGCCGCCCCTGCGTCTTGTCGCCTGGGAGGTGACCCGGGCCTGCAACCTGGCCTGCAAGCACTGCCGGGCCGAGGCCTGCCTCGACCCCTGGCCGGGCGAGTTCGACACCACGGAAGCCAAGGCGCTGATCGACACCTTCCCGGAGACCGGCAGCCCCATCATCATCTTCACCGGCGGCGAGCCGCTCCTGCGCCCGGACATCTTCGAACTGGTCCGTCACGCCGGGAGCAAGGACCTGCGCTGCGTCATGGCCCCCAACGGCACCCTCGTGACGGCCGAGAACGCCCGGGAAATCAAGGCGTCCGGCATCGCCCGGTGCTCCATCTCCATCGACGCGCCAAACGCCAGGGACCACGACGCGTTTCGGGGTGTGCCCGGGGCCTTCGAGGGGGCTTTGCGCGGCATCGAGTTCCTGAAATCGGCGGGCGTGGAGTTCCAGATCAACACCACGGTCACCAAGCACAACATGGGGAACTTCAAGGAAATCTTCCAGCTGGCCGACAGGCTCGGCGCGGCCGCCTGGCACATCTTCCTGCTTGTGCCGACCGGCCGGGCCGCCGACCTCGGGGCCGAGATCATCACGGCCAAGGAATACGAGGAAGTGCTCAACTGGTTCTACGACTTCCGCAAGACCACCAGCATGCACCTCAAAGCCACCTGCGCCCCGCACTACTATCGGATCATGCGCCAGCGGGCCAAGGCCGAGGGCGTGGCCGTGACGCCCGACACCTTTGGCATGGACGCCATGACGCGCGGCTGCCTCGGCGGCACGGGCTTCTGCTTCATCTCGGCCGTGGGCCAGGTCCAGCCCTGCGGCTACCTGGACCTCGACTGCGGCAATGTCCGCGACAAGCCGTTCCCCGAGATCTGGCGCACCTCGCCCCAGTTTCTCCAGTTTCGCAACAAGGACGAGTACCAGGGCAAGTGCGGCGTGTGCGAATACCACCGCGTCTGCGGCGGCTGCCGGGCCCGGGCCCAGACCATGTCCGGCGGCTACATGGCCCCGGAGCCCCTTTGCGACTATACGCCCCGGGAGGCCCCGAAAGGCTGA